The Thunnus maccoyii chromosome 9, fThuMac1.1, whole genome shotgun sequence genome includes a region encoding these proteins:
- the zgc:114041 gene encoding monocarboxylate transporter 13, which yields MKSRRAAPPDGGYGWVVVMSAFFIMGLTAAVLKNFGLFFLDIQSHFGVRTSTTSWVTSTTIAMFHLGAPVASALTLQFSQRVVIIVGGLLTSSGMLLASLDLSLPCLYLSMGILQGTGICFSWIPANSMVSHYFVRWRPIAYAIASSGECVFAIIFSPLFQWLIEMYSWQGAFLIIGGLQLNLCVCGALMRPLETVQSPIQETKDSLEVDATVLPPKRKPIFQFSLIRKPELFLYILFAIFAAAGFFIPPLFLVPFANSLGMDKYWPASILSVLALADLAGRLICGWIANMRLLRNLQLLTMVVTLLGVVLLLLPISHNYWSILVFSSLYGFLFGCVVAIHVTSIVDIVTLEGFDSGLGLFMLFRSIGGFMGPPAAGWLVDQMNDYSVAFYFSGLCLVSSAVFVVLVDRLVQKRKDVEADVQQAMNQLEDWDREKVK from the exons ATGAAGTCGAGGAGAGCCGCCCCACCTGATGGGGGTTACGGCTGGGTGGTGGTCATGTCAGCCTTTTTCATCATGGGCCTCACCGCCGCTGTCCTCAAGAACTTCGGCCTCTTCTTCCTGGACATCCAGAGCCACTTCGGGGTCCGGACCAGCACCACCTCCTGGGTCACCTCCACTACGATTGCCATGTTTCACCTTGGAG cTCCAGTAGCCAGTGCGCTGACCTTACAGTTTTCTCAGCGAGTGGTCATTATAGTCGGAGGCCTGCTGACCTCCTCGGGGATGTTGCTGGCGTCTCTGGACCTCAGTCTGCCCTGCCTCTACCTCAGCATGGGCATCCTGCAAG GAACGGGCATTTGCTTCTCATGGATTCCCGCCAACAGCATGGTGAGCCACTACTTTGTTCGGTGGCGTCCCATCGCCTACGCCATCGCCAGCTCAGGAGAGTGTGTCTTCGCCATCATATTCAGCCCCCTCTTCCAGTGGCTCATTGAGATGTACAGCTGGCAGGGCGCCTTTCTCATCATCGGAGGCCTTCAGCTCAACCTGTGTGTCTGCGGCGCTCTCATGAGACCGCTGGAGACGGTCCAGAGCCCGATCCAGGAAACCAAAGACAGTCTGGAAGTAGATGCCACTGTGCTCCCACCAAAGAGGAAACCCATCTTCCAATTCTCCTTGATAAGAAAACCTGAACTCTTCCTCTACATCCTGTTCGCCATCTTTGCGGCAGCAGGGTTTTtcatccctcctctctttctagTGCCCTTCGCCAACAGCTTGGGGATGGATAAGTACTGGCCAGCGTCCATCCTGTCTGTGCTGGCATTGGCCGACCTGGCGGGGAGGCTGATCTGTGGTTGGATAGCCAACATGAGGCTGCTGAGGAACCTGCAGCTGCTCACCATGGTGGTCACTCTCCTCGGGGTGGTGCTCCTTCTGCTGCCCATCAGCCATAACTACTGGAGCATCCTGGTCTTCTCTTCGCTCTACGGCTTCCTGTTCGGCTGCGTGGTGGCCATTCACGTCACTTCCATCGTGGATATCGTAACTCTGGAGGGATTCGACAGCGGACTGGGGCTCTTTATGCTTTTCAGGAGCATCGGCGGCTTCATGGGTCcacctgctgcag GCTGGCTGGTGGATCAGATGAATGACTACAGCGTTGCCTTCTACTTCTCGGGCCTCTGCCTCGTCTCCTCGGCGGTGTTTGTCGTCCTGGTCGACCGCCTGGTTCAGAAGAGAAAAGATGTGGAGGCTGACGTTCAGCAGGCGATGAACCAGCTGGAGGACTGGGACAGAGAAAAGGTCAAGTGA